tgggaaatctgggaataTCCCTCTGGAATCCCCGTGTGGGAAGGCAGGGCCGGAGGGGATGTGTGCCCCTTGCTCTGAagtttttccaccttttttttttttgaaatctgGCTGTCCCAGAAACCCCTGGATGAGGTTTTTGGGGCAAACAAAAACCAGCCCACCGGCACTTTGCTGTTTGGCAGCAAAATTTGGGATACTCAGTAGGATTATCCAGTGGGtaatcccaaatccagccccgCTGTGGGGCCgaattcctgggaattctgtgtGGCTGGTGCCTCTTGGAAATCCTGGAATCATCTCTGGGAAAAGCCCTTGGTGGGAACAGAAGTGGGAGGATCCTCCCTCGCTTCCAGCGGCATCCAGTGGGAAAATCCCGGGAGTCTCCCTCGTGTCCTTGCTGTCCCTGGCGGCTCCCAACTCCCCCAGGATCATCCCCGGGATGCGGCTCTCCCCGGCAAAGGGGACCCCAGGGTGGGgtccaaaggggaaaaaatgggaatttcaaCCGGAATGTTTGGATTGTGAAAtccccagcacagagggaataTTTGGGTTCCAGGTGGGAAACATCCCTGGCTCCTCAGGGGGACTTTTGGTGGGAGGCAGAGCCGGGTCCTGGGTCCCATCCTTGACTCCCACTCTTTTCCTTGATTTCCAccacttttccttcatttccacccattttccttcatttccacCCTTCTTCCTTGatttctgtcccttttccttaaTTTCCATCCTTTCCCCCTTTATTTCCACCCCTTTTCCCTCATTTCCACCTCTCTTCCTTGatttctgtcctttttccttcatttccacCCATTTTCTTTGATTTCCACCCCTTTTCCTTGATTTCCACCCCTTTTCCTTGATTTCCACCCTCTTTCCTTTATTTCCACCCCTTTTCCTTGATTTCCACCCTTTTTCCTTGGTTTCTGCCCCTTTTCCTTGGTTtccatccctccctgtccccattcccagaggATTCCCAGGTCCCTGCTGGGAAGGGACCCCTTTTATGCCTCCCTTTCCCATTTTGGGATGAGGGATAACAATAAAACCAAATCcaccccccaaatccttccctctgctccttttGGTTCCAAGATCAGAGCATTCCCACACAAACCCAGGAACGCTTTctccaaaccccttttcccaTAAAAATCCTTTTCTTATCTCCCAACTTTCCCTCCTAGGAGCGGCCACCACCAATTCCTGCCGGCTTTGgaagcacttccagggatttttcctgggatttctCCTTGCTTTTGGCTGGTTTTTGGGAATTGAGGTGCCCAGGCTGTGACAGAAGATGAGGAATTCACCCTGGATTTTCTGCAGGAGTTTCCCATGGGAATGCCAATCCCCAAAGCTGCATTTTCCACCTCTCCAAGccccttttctccctttccccccccccccccccccccttttttttttttttttggtggaaatcTGCCTGGATGGTTGTGCCACTTGgattttccccttcctccctgaaTCCCTTTGGCATTGCTGCTTCCAAGGGGGGAGGAAGCACCAGGTGGATCCATGAGGAGTTTCCATGGATAACAGGAGCGTCCACGAAGGGAATAATCAACACTGGAAATCCTTGAGGGATTTGAAGAGCTCGAAATCCttgtggaatcatggaatgggttgggttggagggaccctaaagctcatcccattcccatAGGACACTTTCCTCTATCCCAGGGGGCTCCTCCaggctttggacacttccaggccTGGGGTGTCCTCATGGCTCAGCTTCCCTCTCTCCTAGGAGAACATCCCCACATCCCAAAGGgttcattcccattcccaaaagatttcctgctcttctcctgGGAGAACATCCCCACACCCCAAAAGATCTGTTCCCAAAAGCTTTCCTGCTCTCTTGGGAAAACATCCCCACATCCCAAAGGattcattcccattcccaaaagattttctgctctcctgggaAAACATCTCAAAGGATTCCTCCTCATTCCTGAAAAGTTTGCTGCTCTTCTGGGAGAAAATCCCCACATCCCAAaggatccattcccattcccgagagctttcctcttctccttgGAAAACATCCCAAAGGATTCCTCCTCATTCCTGACagctttcctgctcttctcctgGGAGAACATCCCCACATCTCAAAGGATTCATTCCAATCCCAAAAGatttcctgctcttctcctgGGAGAACATCCCCACATCCCAAaggatccattcccattcccgaaagatttcctgcttttctcctggGAGAACATCCCCACATCTCAAAGGATTCATTCCAATCACGAAAGatttcctgctcttctcctgGGAGAACATCCCCACATCCCAAaggatccattcccattcccaaaagatttcctgcttttctcctggGAGAACATCCCCACATCTCAAAGGATTCATTCCAATCACGAAAGatttcctgctcttctcctAGGAGAACATCCCCACATCCCAAaggatccattcccattcccaaaagatttcctgcttttctcctggGAGAACATCCCCACATCTCAAAGGATTCATTCCAATCACGAAAGatttcctgctcttctcctgGGAGAACATCCCCACATCCCAAaggatccattcccattcccaaaagatttcctgcttttctcctggGAGAACATCCCCACATCTCAAAGGATTCATTCCAATCACGAAAGatttcctgctcttctcctgGGAGAACATCCCCACATCCCAAaggatccattcccattcccgaaagatttcctgcttttctcctggGAGGACATCCCCACATCCCAAaggatccattcccattcccaaaagatttcctgcttttctcctggGAGGACATCCCTACATCCCAAAGGattcattcccattcccaagagctttcctgctctcctcctgGAGGATCCCCTGCTGCACCCCAGGGGTGTCCGTGCCCTTCCCACCCCTCTCTGGCTCCGTGCCCCAAACCTGTTCCCAGCGCTCTGCAAACCCTTCAGCCGAGGCTTTCCTTGGCTCCAGTCCCCGGATTTCTGCCAGGAATGTGGTTCAGGGCATGCAAATGTTGCTCAGCAGTTCCATTATCCTCAGGcagcctcctccctccctcttgtatatttttgggagtttttttatCCTTTAAAGAAATGATTTGGCCCTGAGCAGGGGCAGCGTCGtggcagcaccagccctgggATAATCCCGATGGATCATGAGGGATTTAAATGATGTTTTCCCTTCCCACTTGGGCACAAACAGGAATTCTGCTTCCTTAGGGCTGATGGAACCCCCTGGCTCTGGAATCAGGTGTGGGATTTTCCCAGTCCCATTAATCACGGGGATATTTATCCCCTGGGAATGATTGATGCCTTCACACTCCCCAAGGATTTCCTTATCAAACAGCTCAGCCCCTTTTTTGTTTGTCCTGGTGCTTTGTGCTtggaaaataaaggggaaacCATCTGGAAGTGTGATTTATGTCCATAAAACCCCCTTGGgatgggaggggaggagggagggcagggctgaggcagCCAAGGGGTTTCTCCCAACAGAGTCGGGATGGATCCGGGGCTGCTgcctcatccctgctccagccggGCTCATCCCAGAATTTTTGGCAGGATCCCACCTGCACTTTCCTGTTTGGCAGCAAAATGTGGGATGCAGCTGGATTAGGGAGCAGGGGGATGCTCAGCGGGATTATCCAgcgggaaatcccaaatccagccccgctgtggggctgagggtgtccctgcctgggacAAGCCATCCCCTTGGAGAGGAGCTTTTCCCATCCCGAGTGATGGGATCAGGGCCTGGAGAGCTGGGTTGAGCTCCACTCCCAGCTccattttcccatttcattcctgctttggggtttttttttttgtggtaatttttaaattaatttaccaGAGTAGAACCTAAACTGGGAATAAGGCTGGCACTGGGGATAATTTTCCAtctgggaagagcagcagaagggagggagggagtgtggggacagctgggaccgAGGTCagtccctccccaccctccgAGGGGGAACATCCACAGTGAGAATTCCCAGGACAAATCCCTGTATTTATGGTcctaaaacccccccaaacctgcCCTTGATGGGGATTCCAGGACTCTGGAAAGCAGGAGCAGAAATAACCAGGATGGGGTTTCCAAAACGCTGGATGGTGCTGAaactgtggggtttgggggtgctaAGGGAAGAATTTCACTTAGAAACGCTGACTTTTGGGGAATAATCAACTGGAAATGGGATCACGGAATGCTCAGGGATGTTGTGCTGaaattgtggggtttggggtgataAGGACAGCATTTTGCTTGTAAATTCCAACTTTTGGGGAACAATGAGCTGGAAATGGGATTGGGGGGTGCTCAGGGATGCTTTTTGCCTGGCTGGaggagggatggggcaggatTGGGTGCGGAGCACCTAAAAATAGGGATggatggggattttgggatagTTCCTCACTCAAACCTCACTCCAGGGAGCTGTGTCCCAGTTTTTGGTGCTGCTGGgacactcagggtcactcacaggaggaacagggatggaaagaaccccaaacccgggagaaaaaccccaaacccggCATAAAAACCCCAACCATAGGATAAAACCACCAACCCTGGgataaaacccccaaacctgggataaaaaccccaaaggcaggacaaaaaccccaaacctgagatAAATACTCAAACCTGGGATAAAATCCCCAAACCTGGGATAAAATCCCCAAACCTGGGATAAAAACCCCGAAGGTAGGACAAAAACCTCAAACCCAGGACAAAAACTCCAAGTCTGGGATAAATCCCCAAACCTGGGATAAAATCCCCAAACCTGAGATAAAACCCCGAAACCTgggataaaaaaccccaaacctggaTAAAATCTCCAAACCTGggataaaaaccccaaagccaGGATAAAACTCCCAAACCTgggataaaaaccccaaacctgggataAACACCCCAAAGGCAggacaaaaaccccaaacccaggacAGAAAACCTAAATCTAtgataaaaaccccaaacctgggataAAATCCCCAAAGCTGGGATAAAATCCCCAAAGGCGGGACAGAAACCCCAAAGCTGggataaaaaccccaaagctgggataaaaaccccaaagctgggataaaaaccccaaatccaggacCAAAACCCCAAAGGCAGAACAAAACCCCTCGGAAGCAGCTCGTTCTTTGCACAGATCCTGCAGTTTTATTCCAAAGgatcccagagcagagggaacgGGACCAAAACCAAGGATAAAAGCAGAACTGCGGGGTTTGGGGAGAACTCTGGGGATCTGGAGCACGAGGAGGAGATTTGGGGTTGGAAACCCcgagcaggaaaaaaatcagctgtgaCAGCGACATTTCCCCAAAGAAGCACCCAAGAAATTCAGTTTTGATCTAAATTTTAGTTAAGATCTCATTTTCAGTTTTGATCTGATTTTTAGTTTAGGTCTCATTTTCagtttagattttattttccgTTTAGGTCTCGTTTTTAGTTTAGATCCGAATTTTAGTTCAGATCTCATTTTCAGTTTAGATTTAATTGTCAGTTTAGATCTCATTTCCAGTTTCGATCTCAAGTTTAGTTTCgatttcattttcagtttagatttattttccatttccagtttagatctCATTTTAGTTTAGATCTCAGTTTCagtttagattttattttcagtttcgATTTTTCAGTTTAGAtctaatttttgttttggatCTCATTTCCATTTCAGATCTCATTTCCAGTTTAGATTTCATTTTCAGTCTAGATCTCATGTTCAGTTTATTTTCCAGTTAAATCTCACTTCCAGCTCAGATCTCATTTCCAGTTTCGATCTCATTCCCAACTTAGTTCTAATTTTCAGTTCAGATCTCATTTCTAGTTTGGATTCAATTTTCAGTTTTGATTTAATTTCCAGTCTAGATCTCATTTCCAGCTCAGATCTCATTCCCAGTTtaatccccttttcccagcccagtccagtccctcccagtggaACATTCCCACCCCAGCCCGTGCAGTGCGGGATGCTCCGAGCCGGTTTTAGTTAAACTCGGTGCTTGTGCCGGCTTTAGTTAAGCTCGGTGTCCGAGCCGGTTTTAGCTAAGCTCGGTGTCCGAGCCGGTTTTAGCTAAGCACGGTGTCCATGCCTGTCCGAGCCGGTTTTAGCTAAGCTCGGTGTCCGAGCCGGTTTTAGCTAAGCTCGGTGTCCCAGCCGGTTTTAGCTAAACTCGGTGTCCGAGCCGGTTTTAGCTATGCTCGGTGCCCGAGCCGGTTTTAGCTATGCTCGGTGTCCGAGCCGGTTTTAGCTAAGCTCGGTGTCCGAGCCGGTTTTAGCTAAGCTCGGTGTCCGAGCCGGTTTTAGCTAAGCTCGGTGCCCGAGCCGGTTTTAGCTAAGCTCGGTGTCCATGCCTGTCCGAGCCGGTTTTAGCTAAGCTCGGTGTCCGAACCGGTTTTAGCTGAGCTCGGTGTCCGAGCCGGTTTTAGCTAAGCTCGGTGTCCGAGCCGGTTTTAATTAAGCTCGGTGCCCGAGCCGGTTTTAGCTAAGCTCGGTGTCCGAGCCGGTTTTAGCTAAGCTCGGTGTCCGAGCCGGTTTTAGCTAAGCTCGGTGCCCGAGCCGGTTTTAGCTAAGCTCGGTGTCCATGCCTGTCCGAGCCGGTTTTAGCTAAGCTCGGTGTCCGAACCGGTTTTAGCTGAGCTCGGTGTCCGAGCCGGTTTTAGCTAAGCTCGGTGTCCGAGCCGGTTTTAATTAAGCTCGGTGCCCGAGCCGGTTTTAGCTAAGCTCGGTGTCCCAGCCGGTTTTAGCTGAGCTCGGTGTCCGAGCCGGGTTCCGAGGCTCGGGCACTGAAAGCCGCGGGGTTTGGGCCGGGGGTGCCCGGGGGTCGTTCCCAGCTTTGGGGCCACGGAAGGGATTTTTGTCGTTGCCGAGCGGagaagggcagggctgggaaccGCGGCGGGAGGAGATGTCCTTCCCTCTGGAATCCGGGCTCCCGGGGGTGCCCGGCACTGCCGATAGGAAAAGTTACTTTGAGACAATCCCAGAGCCGCGGCTCGGCCTCCAGAGCGCAGAAGTTCTGATAGCGAGAGAAAAATTCCCAGCTCCCGAGTTTGGGTGTCCTccactccctgccctcccttccctgcaaTTTCACCCCTGGAATTTCTGCCCCCGCTGCCTGGCAGCTCACAGGATTCACCAGATCAAagagaaatccccaaaaatcctgcggaaaaatgggaaaatccgGGCAGTTCCTTCCCGTTCTTGGTTGTCTGcgtttccctgctccaggagggagCACCGGGATTTTCACGGGAAGAGCAGGGATCAGAGGAACATTCCTGGAGCTTCCCAGGGAAGAAACCTCGGTGGATTTTAGTCCCAGGAGATTAaatctgctccagcagagctttGCTGAGTTACTCCAGATGAGAAAATGCATTTCCAGCTGagaaaatccattaaaattCATTTAAGGAAGTAttcaggaaatatttaaggaaatATTAAGGAGATATTcaggaaatatttaagaaaatattccttAATATGCAAtgttaaggattttttaaatctaaaaaaGGAAATAGTAAAGGAAATCTCCTTTATTCCCACACTTTTCCCATGGAATTGATAACACTTTAAGTGCAattagtttttaaatatttaaaattcttgCTATTCTGTAAGCACAAATGGCAATTGTCCCCCTAAAAACGACTCGCTGGGATCTTTCTGTTGCTGTTCTGGTGACACAGCGCTGGGAATTGGGCTGATCCCTGAaatcctggggggatttgggctggaaaatTACAACTCCAACCCCCAAATTCCGCCTGCAGTGGGGATTTGCAGCTCTGCAAGCCCAGCCCTGGAGCCGCTCCTGCTCGGCAGGGCCAACACCCGGATATGCAAAGCTCGTCTGTCACTGCCCCATTGTCCCTCCCGGGGTGGCATCCAGGGCACCTCCGGCTGGGAACGGGatttgggcacttccagggatggggcagccacggattccctgggaattcccGGAGCGTTGCCATCAAACACTGAATTAAGTGGAATTCaatttttggtttggtttttctctgGTTATTTCAGTGTGAGTGGCCAGAGAGGTTTGTGCTGCCACTGAAAATCCCACCCCCAATCAGCTCTCAGAAGAGCAACAAAGAGTTAAAACAGCCCAAATTTAGGGAAAAATGACtttttcctcccaaaaaaaGCAGTTTCGACAAGGAGAAGATCCAGAAATTCCCCAGGGCAGGTAAGGCCAGGCGccctcagctccagcctggatttgggcacttccagggatggggcagccatgGATCccctgggaattcccagagcattGCAATCAAACACTAAATTAACTGTTATTAAAATTTTGGACTTCTTTTGGTTATTTCAGTGTGAGTGGCCAGAGAGGTTTGTGCTGCCACTGAAAATCCCACCCCAATCTGCTCTAGGAAGAGCAACACAGAGTTAAATTTTAAACCACCCCAAATTTAGGGGAAAATGATATTTTCCACcttaaaatgcagtttctaCCAGGAAGGgatccaagccccatccagcctggattcgggcacttccagggatggaacagcCACGGATccccagggaattcccagagggtTGGAATCAAACACtgaattaattattaaaatgttgGGCTTTTATTGGTTATTTCAGTGTCAGTGAGGAGCAAACTTTGAGCTGCCATTACTGCCaatccctctgctctgagtttaAGGAAAAACTGGGTATTTTCCTCCCAAAAAAGCAGTTTCTACCAGGAGGAGCTCCAGGAATTCCCCAGGGCAGGTAAGGCCAGGCGccctcagctccagcctggatttgggcacttccagggatggagcagccatggattccctgggaattcccGGAGCGTTGCCATCAAAAACTGAATTAAGTGGAATTAaaattttggtttggtttttctttggaCAGCGTTCTCTGCCGCTACAAAACGCCGTCGCTGCAATCCCTCCCCTCTGGACTGATGGAAAAACCAGATCTTTTCCACCCAAAAAAGCCATTTCTACCAGCAGGGGCTCCAGGAATTGACGTAGTACAGGCAGGGCAGGTAGGGCCAGGTGCCCCTGAGCGCCAGCAGCGACATTCCCGGGAATTCTGGCGCTTCCTGGCGCGAGTCCAAGCGGCTCATCCCGGCCACCACCTGTTTCCTCTTGGTCTTGTACCTCCTGTTCTGGAACCAGATCTTCACCTGGGTCTCGGTGAGCTGCAGGTGCCGGGCCAGGTGCGCTCTCTCCGGGGCTGACAGGTATTTCTGGTGGCTGAATTTCCGCTCCAGTTCGATCACCTGGCTGTGGGAAAAGGCGGCTCGGGAGCGTTTGCCCTGCCTGGGAGGCCGCGGGACCGTGGGGTGCGCGGCTGGGGCGCGCTCGGGCAGGAACGTCTCCACCGGGGCGTCTGGGAAAGGAAGAATTGGGAAAGAACGGCTTGGAAAAATCCCCACCTGGACAAAAATCCCCACCTGGACAAAGATCAAGATCCCCATCTGGACAAAAATCCCCACCTGGACAAAAATCCCCACCTGGACAAAGATCAAGATCCCCACCTGGACAAAAATCCCCACCTGGATAAAAATTCCTGCTTGGAGAAAGATCCCCACCTggacaaaaattcccatttgGAGAAAGATCCCCACCTggacaaaaattcccatttgGAGAAAGATCCCCACCTGGACAAAAATTCTCACTTGGACCAAGATCCCCACCTGGACAAAGATCCCTACCTGGACAAAAAATTCCCACTTGGAGAAAGATCCCCACCTGGGCAAAAATTCCCACCTGGACAAAAATCCCCACCTGGACAAAAAATTCACACTTGGAGAAAAATTCCCAGTCAGAAAAATGTTTCCACTCAGAAAAAAGTTCCcgcttggaaaaaaaaattcccaccCAAATCACTTGGTTTTCCTCcttacagagaggaaaaaattcctATTTTCTATTCCTATTTTCCATATTCCCTCTGTTTTAATCTAATGGTGTGAGAGTCATGTAGGGGAGTTTTGTCTTCCTAAATGACAGGTTTTAATTCATATCCTCCTGAATTCCATAGCAACAGAGATCCAAAGGGTGGATGAAAAcagggatagggatagggatagggatagggatagggatagggatagggatagggatagggataggatagaataaaatccccaaaaaggGATATTTTCCAGTGCTGGAATAGGActaggaataggaataagaatagGAATAAGGATATGAATAATGATAGGATAGGAATAATATCCCCAAATAAAATAGGATAGGGTGGAATAATATGCCCAAATAATATAGGGTAGGAATAATATCCCCAAATAAAATGGGATAGGATAGGAATAATATCCTCAAATAATATGGGATAGGGTGGAATAATATCCCCAAATAAAATGGGATAGGATAGGAATAATATCCCCAAATAAAATGAGATAGGATAGGAATAATATCCCCAAATAAAATGGGATAGGATAGGAATAATATCCCCAAATAATATGGGATAGGGTGGAATAATATCCCCAAATAATATGGGATAGGGTAGGAATAATATCCCCAAATAAAATGGGATAGGATAGGAATAATATCCCCAAATAATATGGGATAGGGTGGAATAATATCTCCAAATAAAATGGGATTGGACAGAATGGAATAACATCCCCAGATGAaataggataggataggataggataggataggataggataggataggatggGATGGAATAAAATCCCCCAAAAGGGATATTTCCCAGTGCTGGTGGAGGTTTCCCTAAATCCCAAAGTTCTGTTGTTATGTCCAAAATGGCATcgaaggaaattatttttgctggATTCATATCAAGCCCTGCTTTGGAATatcctcctgtgcctgtgggaAAACCAGAattcacaaagaaataaatcctccagctcctcagtCCTCAAGGGAATGGCTCCGCACTGGGAAGTGGGAGCAGCTCAGGGCAGACTGCAGGGGGAGAGCATCGGAAtaaattcctgccttttccatccCATAACTCCAAGGCAATGCCAAGAGATTTTAGGGCAGTTTTAACCCTTTACATCTCAAACTTCAGACCTGGCCTTGGAAGTCCAACTAATTCCCAATGGATCACCAGAGTCGGGAACCAGAAAgctgctgagctccagggaAGTCTCCCCCACAACAGCCAAAGCCCCTCAGTTACATTTATTTATGGAGTTAATCCCTTTTTGAGCATGATCCAGATGGAAATCAGCCAATTTTTTGGCTTTTGATAATTTCtccatttgttttcttaaaGTGCGAACAGAAgctcaagaaaaaaacccaagggaTTTAATTCCCAGCTCTGTGAATCCTGGTTGTCCCTGGAATCCCAGAGCTTTTATGTAGGAATTTCTTTTAATAGAACTGGGCTGGAAAGCCAAAAttcccctggcagggctgtcGGAGCAAGAGCCAGCGCTGGAGAATTCCAAAggggtttggggctgtttgAGCTCGGCCCAGGATGTTTGGGCAGGGAAAGGCCGAGTCCCCTCTCCAAAAATCTTGTCCCAAAATCCTGTGTCccactgggattttgggatgctgCTTCTCCCCCTCTGGACAGCCCCTTGCCCAAAGTGCCTTTTCTGGGGTCTGCATTAAAGGGAATATTTACCCAAGCTTTCTAGAAATGCATAAAATTGGGTTTTAAGCAACATTTTAGGCAGATTCCGAGCTTGGAGCCCTTTGGGGCGCTGGGGAAAGGTTTTCACTCAGTCTCTGAATTCCTTATTCTCCCTTGCTCCAGCTTGAGTGCTCCTGAGTTTAATCTGAGAGTgtctggctccagcagctgggtCTGGATTCTGATCCATTCCCTGACCCAAGCTCAGATATTCCTGATCCATTGCTGATCCATTCCTAATCAATTCCCTGTCCCAAGCACAGCCATTCCTGCTCCATTCCTGCTCCATTCCTGCTCCATTCCTGATCCATCCCCAATCCACCCCCAATCCATTCCTGATCAATTCCCAATCCATCCCTGACCCAAGCGCAGCCATCCCTGATCCATTCCCGATCAATTCCCGGTCTAtccctgacccaggtgcagccaTTCCAGATCCATTCCTGATCCATTCCTGATCCATTCCTGATCCATTCCTCATCCATTCCTGATCCATTCCTCATCCATTCCCGATCCATCCCTGATCCATTCCTGATCCATCCCTGATCCATCCCCGATCCATTCCCCATCCATTCCCGATCCATCCCCGATCCATCCCTGATCCATTCCTGATCCATCCCTGATCCATCCCCAATCCATTCCTGATCCATCCCCGATCAGTTCCCCATCCATTCCTGATCCATTCCCGATCCATTCCCGATCCATCCCTGATCCATCCCTGATCCATCCCCGATCAGTTCCCGATCCATTCCCGATCCATCCCTGATCCATCCCTGATCCATCCCCGATCAGTTCCCGATCCATTCTTGATCTATCCCTGATCCATCCCTGATCCATCCCCGATCAGTTCCTGATCCATCCCCGATCCATCCCTGATCCATTCCCGATCCATTCCCGATCCATCCCTGATCCATCCCTGATCCATTCCCGATCAGTTCCTGATCCATCCCTGATCCATCCCCGATCAGTTCCCGATCCATTCCCGATCCATCCCCGATCCATCCCTGATCCATTCCCGATCCATTCCCGATCCATCCCTGATCCATCCCCGATCAGTTCCCGATCCATTCTCGATCCATCCCTGATCCATCCCTGATTCATTTCCGATCAGTTCCCGATCCATTCTCGATCCATCCCTGATCCATCCCCGATCCATCCCCGATCAGTTCCCGGTCCATCCCGGTCCAGGCGCAGCCGTTCCCGCTCCCCTCCAGCGGCTCCCCCGTTACCTGTGTCCGGTCCCTGCGCTGTCCCCGAGGCTCCCGGGGGATGGGGACCCCCGGCGGGGAGtcccggggctgggctggccccGGGGCTCTCCTCGCTGGCCGCTCGCAGCTCCGCATTCCCTCTGCCCCGGGCGCGCTCGGGCGCGTCCCAGAG
This sequence is a window from Anomalospiza imberbis isolate Cuckoo-Finch-1a 21T00152 chromosome 28, ASM3175350v1, whole genome shotgun sequence. Protein-coding genes within it:
- the NKX3-1 gene encoding homeobox protein Nkx-3.1 gives rise to the protein MSGGARPGRRQSSARTPPAMSGSPGTAPQPRAVPARPRTSFLIQDILWDAPERARGRGNAELRAASEESPGASPAPGLPAGGPHPPGASGTAQGPDTDAPVETFLPERAPAAHPTVPRPPRQGKRSRAAFSHSQVIELERKFSHQKYLSAPERAHLARHLQLTETQVKIWFQNRRYKTKRKQVVAGMSRLDSRQEAPEFPGMSLLALRGTWPYLPCLYYVNSWSPCW